One genomic segment of Mycolicibacterium gilvum includes these proteins:
- the crp gene encoding cAMP-activated global transcriptional regulator CRP, whose amino-acid sequence MDEILARAGIFQGVEPSAVSALTKQLQPVDFPRGHTVFAEGEPGDRLYIIISGKVKIGRRSPDGRENLLTIMGPSDMFGELSIFDPGPRTSSATTITEVRAVSMDREALRAWIADRPEIAEQLLRVLARRLRRTNNNLADLIFTDVPGRVAKQLLQLAQRFGTQEGGALRVTHDLTQEEIAQLVGASRETVNKALADFAHRGWIRLEGKSVLISDSERLARRAR is encoded by the coding sequence GTGGACGAGATCCTGGCCAGGGCCGGAATCTTCCAAGGGGTGGAACCCAGCGCTGTTTCCGCGCTGACCAAACAACTCCAGCCAGTCGACTTCCCCCGAGGGCACACCGTGTTCGCCGAGGGTGAGCCCGGCGATCGCCTGTACATCATCATCTCCGGCAAGGTGAAGATCGGGCGGCGCTCCCCCGACGGCCGCGAGAATCTGCTGACGATCATGGGCCCGTCGGACATGTTCGGTGAGCTGTCGATCTTCGATCCCGGTCCCCGGACCTCGAGCGCGACCACCATCACCGAGGTGCGCGCGGTGTCGATGGACCGTGAAGCGTTGCGGGCGTGGATCGCCGACCGTCCGGAGATCGCCGAGCAGCTGCTGCGCGTGCTGGCCCGTCGTCTGCGCCGCACCAACAACAACCTCGCGGACCTGATCTTCACCGACGTCCCCGGCCGTGTCGCCAAGCAGCTGCTGCAGCTCGCGCAGCGCTTCGGCACCCAGGAGGGCGGCGCGCTGCGCGTCACGCACGACCTCACTCAGGAGGAGATCGCTCAGCTCGTCGGCGCATCCCGCGAGACCGTGAACAAGGCTCTCGCCGATTTCGCGCACCGCGGGTGGATCCGCCTGGAGGGCAAGAGCGTGCTGATCAGCGACTCGGAGCGGCTGGCGCGCCGAGCGAGGTAA
- a CDS encoding MBL fold metallo-hydrolase, protein MEHPAYNVLRPVTDTASVLLCENPGLMTLDGTNTWVLRGPGSDEMVVVDPGPDDKDEHIERLAALGRISLVLISHRHGDHTGGIDRLVDMTGAVVRSVGSGFQRGLGGTLTDGEVIDAAGLAITVMATPGHTADSVSFLVDDAVLTADTVLGRGTTVIDSEDGDLGDYLESLRRLRGLGHLTVLPGHGPELDDMAAVSEFYLAHREERLAQVRGALGALGEDATARQVVEHVYTDVDEKLWDAAEWSVQAQLNYLRR, encoded by the coding sequence GTGGAGCATCCCGCGTACAACGTGCTGCGGCCGGTGACCGACACCGCGTCGGTGCTGCTGTGCGAGAACCCGGGACTGATGACGCTCGACGGGACCAACACCTGGGTGCTGCGCGGACCGGGCAGCGACGAGATGGTCGTCGTCGACCCCGGCCCCGACGACAAGGACGAGCACATCGAGCGGCTCGCGGCGCTCGGCCGGATCTCGCTGGTGCTGATCAGCCACCGCCACGGCGACCACACCGGCGGCATCGACCGCCTCGTGGACATGACGGGCGCCGTCGTGCGCTCGGTCGGTAGCGGATTCCAGCGCGGTTTGGGCGGCACGCTGACCGACGGAGAGGTCATCGACGCCGCCGGTCTCGCGATCACGGTGATGGCGACGCCGGGGCACACGGCCGACTCGGTGTCCTTCCTCGTCGACGACGCCGTCCTGACCGCCGACACCGTCCTCGGACGCGGCACCACCGTCATCGACAGCGAGGACGGCGACCTCGGGGACTACCTGGAATCGCTGCGCCGTCTGCGCGGGCTCGGGCACCTGACGGTGCTGCCCGGGCACGGTCCCGAACTCGACGACATGGCCGCCGTCAGCGAGTTCTATCTGGCCCACCGGGAGGAACGGCTCGCCCAGGTGCGAGGCGCACTCGGCGCTCTCGGCGAGGACGCGACAGCGCGACAGGTCGTCGAACACGTCTACACCGACGTCGACGAGAAGCTGTGGGACGCCGCCGAATGGTCGGTGCAGGCCCAGCTGAACTACTTGCGTCGCTGA
- a CDS encoding RidA family protein, with amino-acid sequence MSSGWQARLDELGIELPDVVAPLAAYVPAVRTGNLVYTSGQLPIRDGELLAAGKVGAEVSAEDAKPLARQCALNALAAVHALTGIESVVKVVKVVGFVASAPGFDGQPGVINGASELFGEIFGEAGAHARSAVGVSELPRNTPVEVEAIFEVA; translated from the coding sequence ATGAGCTCCGGCTGGCAGGCGCGCCTGGACGAACTCGGTATCGAGTTGCCGGACGTCGTCGCCCCGCTGGCGGCCTACGTCCCGGCGGTGCGTACCGGGAACCTCGTCTACACCTCCGGTCAGCTGCCCATCCGCGACGGCGAGCTGCTCGCCGCCGGCAAGGTCGGCGCCGAGGTGAGCGCCGAGGACGCCAAGCCGCTGGCGCGGCAGTGCGCGTTGAACGCGCTGGCCGCCGTGCACGCCCTGACCGGGATCGAATCAGTCGTCAAGGTCGTCAAGGTCGTCGGCTTCGTCGCCTCGGCACCCGGATTCGACGGACAGCCCGGCGTGATCAACGGTGCGTCGGAGCTCTTCGGCGAGATCTTCGGCGAGGCCGGGGCGCATGCCCGGTCCGCCGTCGGGGTATCGGAGTTGCCGAGGAACACGCCGGTGGAAGTGGAAGCGATTTTCGAGGTCGCGTAG
- a CDS encoding DUF4177 domain-containing protein, producing MSEPTRWEYATVPLLTHATKQILDQWGEDGWELVSVLPGPTGEQHVAYLKRAK from the coding sequence ATGAGCGAACCGACCCGCTGGGAGTACGCGACCGTCCCCCTCCTCACCCATGCCACCAAACAGATCCTGGACCAGTGGGGTGAGGACGGCTGGGAGCTGGTCTCCGTGCTGCCCGGACCCACCGGAGAGCAGCACGTCGCGTACCTCAAGCGCGCGAAATGA
- a CDS encoding ArsA family ATPase: protein MATTYTGTTDGPKPVGWPSRLTKARLHFVSGKGGTGKSTIAAALALTLAAGGRKVLLVEVEGRQGIAQLFDVPPLPYEEVKIATADGGGQVNALAIDTEAAFLEYLDMFYNLGLAGRAMRRIGAVEFATTIAPGLRDVLLTGKIKEIVTRNDKAGKADKSGKGTAYDAVVVDSPPTGRIARFLDVTKAVSDLAKGGPVHSQAEGVVKLLHSDLTAIHLVTLLEALPIQETLEAIDELREMGLPVGSVIVNRNISSYLAPDDLAKAADGAVDADAVRAGLASAGITLSDNDFAGLLTETIQHATRIRARTESAEQLAALDVPRLDLPTLPDGVDLGSLYELAEELAHQGVR from the coding sequence GTGGCTACCACATATACCGGGACAACGGACGGTCCCAAACCGGTCGGCTGGCCGTCGCGCCTGACGAAGGCACGCCTGCATTTCGTATCGGGCAAGGGCGGCACCGGTAAGTCGACGATCGCCGCGGCGCTGGCGCTGACGCTGGCTGCGGGCGGCCGCAAGGTTCTTTTGGTGGAAGTCGAAGGGCGCCAAGGCATTGCGCAACTGTTCGACGTCCCCCCGCTGCCGTACGAGGAAGTCAAGATCGCCACGGCCGACGGCGGCGGCCAGGTCAACGCGCTGGCCATCGACACCGAGGCGGCGTTCCTCGAGTATCTCGACATGTTCTACAACCTCGGTCTGGCCGGCCGGGCGATGCGCCGCATCGGCGCCGTCGAGTTCGCGACGACGATCGCGCCGGGGCTTCGGGACGTGCTGCTGACCGGCAAGATCAAGGAGATCGTCACCCGCAACGACAAGGCCGGTAAAGCGGACAAGAGCGGCAAGGGCACCGCCTACGACGCGGTGGTCGTCGACTCCCCGCCCACGGGCCGGATCGCGCGCTTCCTCGACGTCACCAAGGCGGTGTCGGATCTGGCCAAGGGCGGGCCGGTGCATTCGCAGGCCGAGGGTGTGGTCAAGCTGCTGCACTCCGATCTGACGGCGATCCATCTGGTGACGTTGTTGGAGGCGCTTCCGATCCAGGAGACGCTGGAGGCGATCGACGAACTGCGGGAGATGGGGTTGCCGGTCGGCAGCGTGATCGTCAACCGCAACATCTCGTCGTACCTGGCGCCCGACGATCTGGCCAAGGCCGCCGACGGCGCGGTCGACGCCGACGCGGTGCGCGCCGGGCTGGCGAGTGCGGGGATCACCTTGTCCGACAACGATTTCGCCGGGTTGCTGACCGAGACGATCCAGCATGCGACGCGCATCAGGGCTCGCACCGAGAGCGCCGAGCAGCTCGCCGCGCTCGACGTCCCTCGGCTCGATCTGCCCACGCTGCCCGACGGCGTCGATCTCGGCAGCCTGTACGAACTCGCAGAAGAGCTCGCCCATCAGGGCGTGCGGTGA
- a CDS encoding ArsA family ATPase, whose protein sequence is MSTTPPALDMGSILRDTSNRVVVCCGAGGVGKTTTAAAMALRAAEYGRTVVVLTIDPAKRLAQALGIESLGNTPQRVPMAPEVTGELHAMMLDMRRTFDEMVVQYSGPGTADAILDNQFYQTVATSLAGTQEYMAMEKLGQLLSEDKWDLVVVDTPPSRNALDFLDAPKRLGSFMDSRLWRMLLAPGRGIGRLVTGAMGLAMKAMSTILGSQMLSDAATFVQSLDATFGGFREKADRTYELLKRRGTQFVVVSAAEPDALREASFFVDRLSEEHMPLAGLILNRTHPTLCELHADKAAEAADELQKTDPDSVAAAALRIHAARASTAKREVRLLSRFTGANPHVALVGVPSLPFDVSDLDALRAIADQITGEAPAA, encoded by the coding sequence ATGAGCACCACCCCACCGGCCCTGGACATGGGCTCGATTCTTCGCGACACCTCCAACCGCGTCGTCGTCTGTTGCGGCGCAGGCGGTGTCGGCAAGACGACGACGGCGGCGGCGATGGCTCTGCGCGCGGCGGAGTACGGGCGCACCGTCGTCGTGCTGACCATCGATCCGGCCAAGCGTCTCGCGCAGGCCCTCGGCATCGAGAGTCTGGGCAACACTCCGCAGCGGGTGCCGATGGCTCCCGAGGTGACGGGCGAGCTGCACGCGATGATGCTCGACATGCGCCGCACCTTCGACGAGATGGTGGTGCAGTATTCGGGTCCCGGCACCGCGGACGCCATTCTGGACAACCAGTTCTATCAGACGGTGGCCACCTCCCTTGCCGGCACGCAGGAGTACATGGCAATGGAGAAGCTGGGACAGCTTCTGTCAGAGGACAAATGGGACCTCGTGGTGGTCGACACCCCGCCGTCGCGCAACGCGCTGGACTTCCTCGACGCACCGAAACGCCTGGGCAGCTTCATGGACAGCCGGTTGTGGCGGATGCTGCTGGCGCCCGGGCGCGGCATCGGCCGCCTGGTCACCGGTGCGATGGGCCTGGCGATGAAGGCGATGTCGACGATCCTGGGATCTCAGATGCTCTCGGACGCCGCGACTTTCGTGCAGTCGCTGGATGCGACGTTCGGCGGGTTCCGGGAGAAGGCGGACCGGACGTACGAGTTGTTGAAGCGCCGCGGCACCCAGTTCGTGGTGGTGTCGGCCGCCGAGCCGGATGCGTTGCGCGAGGCGTCGTTCTTCGTCGACCGACTCTCCGAGGAGCACATGCCGTTGGCGGGGCTGATCCTCAACCGCACCCATCCGACGTTGTGCGAGTTGCACGCGGACAAGGCCGCCGAAGCCGCCGACGAGCTGCAGAAGACCGATCCGGACTCCGTGGCCGCGGCGGCACTGCGGATCCACGCGGCCCGCGCGTCGACCGCGAAGCGGGAGGTGCGGTTGCTGTCGCGCTTCACCGGAGCCAACCCGCACGTGGCGCTGGTCGGTGTTCCGTCCCTGCCGTTCGACGTGTCCGATCTGGACGCGCTGCGGGCGATCGCGGATCAGATCACCGGCGAGGCACCCGCGGCATAA
- a CDS encoding WhiB family transcriptional regulator, producing the protein MSSIKPAARPTTVTAPTPPVVQGKEAEARIAWVSQARCRQTDPDELFVRGAAQRKAAVICRHCPVIAECGADALDNRVEFGVWGGMTERQRRALLKQHPEVVSWADFFAAQRKHRTAG; encoded by the coding sequence GTGTCATCAATCAAGCCCGCGGCTCGTCCAACTACAGTCACTGCACCTACTCCTCCCGTTGTGCAGGGCAAGGAAGCGGAAGCCCGCATCGCGTGGGTTTCGCAAGCACGGTGTCGCCAGACTGATCCGGACGAGTTGTTCGTCCGGGGCGCCGCTCAGCGCAAGGCGGCCGTCATCTGCCGCCACTGCCCGGTCATCGCGGAGTGCGGTGCCGACGCGTTGGACAACCGCGTGGAATTCGGTGTGTGGGGCGGCATGACCGAGCGTCAGCGCCGCGCCCTTCTCAAGCAGCATCCTGAGGTCGTTTCCTGGGCAGACTTTTTTGCCGCGCAACGCAAGCACCGTACTGCTGGCTAA
- the ponA2 gene encoding transglycosylase/D,D-transpeptidase PonA2 — protein MPEQPPTQPPRAVTVIKLAWCVVLASVIVAGLLFPVVGGFGLVSNRASDVVANGSAQLVEGEVPQVSTMTDSKGNIIAWLYSQRRFEVPSDQIANTMKLAIVSIEDKRFADHNGVDWQGTLTGLSGYLSGNLDTRGGSTIEQQYVKNYQLLVIAQTDAEKRAAIETTPARKLREIRMALTLDKTFTKPEILTRYLNLVSFGNNAFGVQDAAQTYFGINATDLNWQQAALLAGMVQSTSTLNPYTNPDGALARRNVVLDTMIENLPEYADELRAARQEPLGVLPQPKELPRGCIAAGDRAFFCDYALDYLARAGISKDQVAKGGYMIKTTLDPDVQASVKNAITQYASPDLPGVASVMSVVKPGKDSHPVLAMASNRTYGLNLDAGETMQPQPFSLVGNGAGSVFKIFTTAAAMEMGMGINAQLDSPSRFEAKGLGSGGARGCPPATWCVQNAGNYRGTMSVTDALATSPNTAFAKLIAQVGVQRTVDMAVRLGLRSYALPGTARDYDPESNESLADFVKRQNIGSFTLGPIEVNALELSNVAATLASGGMWCPPNPIAEVYDRYGEPVSVTTETCEQAVPEGLANTLANAMSKDDTGAGTAAGAAGSVGWNLPMSGKTGTTEANRSSAFLGFTNRYAAASYIYDDSTAPTELCSFPLRQCGSGNLFGGNEPARTWFSAMQPIATAFGDVTLPPTDPRYVEGAPGSKVPSVAGMDQDTARARLREAGFQVADQATPVNSSSRYGTVVGTAPSGQTVPGSIVTIQISNGIAPAPPPPPAGAPPPGGPPPPAGETVIQIPGLPPITVPVLGPPPPPPPPPG, from the coding sequence ATGCCGGAGCAGCCCCCGACACAACCGCCGCGCGCGGTGACGGTGATCAAGCTCGCCTGGTGCGTCGTACTCGCCAGTGTGATCGTCGCCGGACTGTTGTTCCCCGTCGTCGGTGGCTTCGGTCTGGTGTCCAACCGTGCCTCCGATGTCGTGGCCAACGGCTCGGCCCAACTGGTGGAGGGCGAGGTCCCTCAGGTCTCCACGATGACCGACTCCAAGGGCAACATCATCGCGTGGCTCTACAGCCAGCGGCGGTTCGAGGTCCCGAGCGATCAGATCGCCAACACGATGAAACTGGCGATCGTCTCCATCGAGGACAAAAGGTTTGCCGACCACAACGGTGTCGACTGGCAGGGAACGCTGACGGGTCTGTCCGGCTACCTGTCCGGAAACCTCGACACCCGCGGCGGCTCCACGATCGAGCAGCAGTACGTCAAGAACTACCAACTGCTCGTGATCGCGCAGACCGACGCCGAGAAGCGCGCCGCGATCGAGACCACCCCGGCGCGCAAGCTGCGCGAGATCCGGATGGCGCTGACGCTGGACAAGACGTTCACCAAACCCGAGATCCTGACGCGCTATCTGAACCTGGTGTCCTTCGGGAACAACGCGTTCGGTGTCCAGGACGCCGCGCAGACCTACTTCGGGATCAACGCCACGGATCTGAACTGGCAGCAGGCGGCGCTGCTGGCCGGCATGGTGCAGTCGACGAGCACGCTGAACCCGTACACCAATCCCGACGGCGCGCTGGCCCGTCGCAACGTCGTGCTCGACACGATGATCGAGAACCTGCCCGAGTACGCCGACGAGCTGCGCGCCGCCCGGCAGGAGCCCCTCGGTGTGCTGCCGCAGCCCAAGGAACTGCCCCGCGGCTGCATCGCCGCCGGTGACCGCGCGTTCTTCTGCGACTACGCGCTGGACTACCTGGCCCGCGCGGGGATCAGCAAGGACCAGGTCGCCAAGGGCGGCTACATGATCAAGACGACGTTGGACCCCGACGTGCAGGCGTCGGTCAAGAACGCGATCACCCAGTACGCCAGCCCGGATCTGCCCGGTGTCGCGAGCGTGATGAGCGTGGTCAAGCCGGGTAAGGACTCCCATCCGGTGCTCGCGATGGCGAGCAACCGCACCTACGGCCTGAATCTCGATGCCGGGGAGACGATGCAGCCGCAGCCGTTCTCGCTGGTCGGCAACGGCGCCGGGTCGGTCTTCAAGATCTTCACCACCGCCGCCGCGATGGAGATGGGGATGGGTATCAACGCCCAGCTCGACTCGCCGTCGCGCTTCGAGGCCAAGGGCCTGGGCAGCGGCGGCGCCCGCGGCTGCCCGCCGGCGACGTGGTGCGTGCAGAACGCGGGCAACTACCGCGGCACGATGAGCGTCACCGATGCGCTGGCCACCTCGCCCAATACCGCGTTCGCGAAGCTGATCGCCCAGGTGGGTGTGCAGCGCACCGTCGACATGGCTGTGCGGTTGGGGCTGCGCTCCTACGCGCTGCCGGGTACCGCGCGTGACTACGACCCCGAGAGCAACGAGAGCCTGGCCGATTTCGTGAAGCGGCAGAACATCGGGTCGTTCACGCTGGGCCCGATCGAGGTGAATGCGCTGGAGCTGTCCAATGTCGCCGCGACGCTGGCCTCCGGCGGCATGTGGTGCCCGCCCAACCCGATCGCCGAGGTGTACGACCGCTACGGCGAGCCCGTGTCGGTGACCACCGAGACCTGTGAGCAGGCGGTTCCCGAGGGGCTGGCCAACACGCTCGCCAATGCGATGAGCAAGGACGACACCGGCGCGGGTACCGCCGCCGGAGCCGCCGGTTCGGTCGGCTGGAACCTGCCGATGTCGGGCAAGACCGGCACCACCGAGGCCAACCGGTCGTCGGCGTTCCTCGGGTTCACCAACCGCTACGCGGCCGCCAGCTACATCTACGACGACTCGACCGCGCCGACGGAGCTGTGCTCGTTCCCGCTGCGTCAGTGCGGATCGGGCAATCTGTTCGGCGGCAACGAGCCGGCCAGGACGTGGTTCTCCGCGATGCAGCCGATCGCTACCGCGTTCGGTGATGTGACGCTCCCGCCGACCGACCCGCGCTACGTCGAGGGCGCGCCCGGTTCGAAGGTGCCGAGTGTCGCGGGCATGGATCAGGACACCGCCCGGGCGCGGCTGCGCGAGGCCGGGTTCCAGGTCGCCGACCAGGCGACGCCGGTGAACAGTTCGTCGAGATACGGAACGGTCGTGGGCACGGCGCCCAGCGGTCAGACGGTGCCGGGGTCGATCGTCACGATCCAGATCTCCAACGGCATCGCACCTGCCCCGCCGCCACCTCCTGCCGGCGCGCCACCGCCGGGCGGCCCACCGCCACCGGCGGGCGAGACGGTGATCCAGATCCCGGGTCTGCCGCCCATCACGGTGCCGGTGCTCGGTCCGCCGCCACCACCACCTCCGCCGCCGGGCTGA
- a CDS encoding metallophosphoesterase: protein MSAVPSRSPGAILKTTALASAGTLAAGIAYASLIERNAFVVREATMPVLTPGSSPLKVLHISDIHMRPQQRRKQEWLRELAQWEPDFVVNTGDNLSHPKAVPAVVQALGDLLAVPGVFVFGSNDYFAPKPKNPANYLTKPGRRIHGEPLPWQDLRAAFTERGWLDMTHTRREFEVKGLHIAAAGVDDPHLKRDRYDTVAGPASPAANLTLGLTHSPEPRVLDRFAADGYQLVMAGHTHGGQLCLPFYGAIVTNCDLDRSRAKGPSRWGVRTQLHVSAGIGTSPYAPLRFCCRPEATMLTLVAAPTGGSDMGSRAGLSHPTVSAR from the coding sequence ATGTCAGCTGTGCCTTCTCGTTCACCCGGTGCGATCCTCAAGACCACTGCTCTCGCGTCGGCCGGCACGCTCGCAGCGGGGATCGCCTACGCGTCGCTGATCGAGCGCAACGCATTCGTCGTCCGGGAGGCGACGATGCCCGTGCTCACACCGGGGTCGTCGCCGCTGAAGGTGCTGCACATCAGCGACATCCACATGCGCCCGCAGCAGCGGCGCAAGCAGGAGTGGCTGCGCGAGCTGGCGCAGTGGGAGCCCGACTTCGTCGTCAACACCGGCGACAACCTGTCCCACCCCAAGGCTGTGCCGGCGGTCGTGCAGGCGCTCGGGGACCTGTTGGCGGTGCCCGGGGTCTTCGTGTTCGGCAGCAACGACTACTTCGCGCCGAAGCCGAAGAACCCGGCCAACTATCTGACCAAACCGGGACGTCGCATCCACGGTGAGCCGCTGCCGTGGCAGGACCTTCGCGCCGCGTTCACCGAGCGCGGTTGGCTGGACATGACGCACACGCGACGCGAGTTCGAGGTCAAGGGCCTGCACATCGCGGCCGCCGGTGTCGACGATCCGCATCTCAAGCGCGACCGCTACGACACCGTCGCGGGTCCGGCGAGCCCGGCCGCGAACCTGACGCTGGGGTTGACGCACTCCCCCGAACCGCGCGTGCTGGACCGGTTCGCCGCCGACGGCTACCAACTGGTGATGGCGGGCCACACCCATGGCGGCCAGCTGTGCCTGCCGTTCTATGGCGCGATCGTCACCAACTGCGATCTCGATCGGTCCCGCGCGAAGGGACCGTCGCGGTGGGGAGTCCGCACCCAGCTGCACGTGTCGGCGGGGATCGGCACGTCGCCGTATGCGCCGCTGCGGTTCTGCTGCCGTCCCGAGGCGACGATGCTGACGCTGGTCGCCGCACCGACCGGGGGCTCCGACATGGGGTCGCGGGCGGGGCTGTCGCATCCGACCGTATCGGCGCGGTGA
- a CDS encoding PLP-dependent cysteine synthase family protein, producing the protein MSAPDPWSDRSSRPRCHLQSRIWVDNAVRLIEADARRSADTHLLRYPLPSRWCSEVDVALYLKDETTHITGSLKHRLARSLFLYALCNGWIDEGTTVIEASSGSTAVSEAYFAAMLGLPFIAVMPESTSASKIALIESQGGRCHFVKRSAEVYAEAQRLAEQTGGHYLDQFTNAERATDWRGNNNIAESIFEQLGEETHPVPDWIVVGAGTGGTSATIGRYLRYRRYPTRLCVVDPENSAFYPSYQQGVDVVIDASSRIEGIGRPRVEPSFLPGVVDRMVSVPDSGSVAAAHHVSRVLGRRVGPSTGTNVWGAFGLLAEMVAEGRSGSVVTLLADSGDRYIDTYFCDEWLSSQGIDPSESAGSLAEFERSGRWV; encoded by the coding sequence GTGAGCGCACCGGACCCGTGGTCTGATCGCTCCTCACGTCCGCGGTGTCACCTCCAGTCGCGGATCTGGGTGGACAACGCCGTCCGGCTGATCGAGGCCGACGCCAGGCGTAGCGCGGACACCCATCTGCTGCGGTACCCGCTGCCGTCGCGCTGGTGCTCCGAGGTCGACGTCGCGCTGTATCTGAAGGACGAGACGACCCATATCACGGGCAGCCTGAAGCACCGGTTGGCCCGCTCGCTGTTTCTGTACGCGCTGTGCAACGGCTGGATCGACGAGGGCACCACGGTGATCGAGGCGTCGTCGGGGTCGACGGCTGTCTCGGAGGCCTACTTCGCGGCGATGCTGGGGTTGCCGTTCATCGCGGTGATGCCGGAGTCGACGAGCGCGTCGAAGATCGCCCTCATCGAATCGCAGGGCGGCCGTTGCCATTTCGTGAAACGGTCGGCCGAGGTGTATGCCGAGGCGCAACGGTTGGCCGAGCAGACCGGCGGGCACTATCTGGATCAGTTCACCAACGCCGAGCGGGCGACCGACTGGCGGGGCAACAACAACATCGCCGAGTCGATCTTCGAGCAGTTGGGTGAGGAGACCCACCCGGTACCCGACTGGATTGTGGTGGGGGCGGGCACCGGCGGGACGAGCGCGACGATCGGCCGGTATCTGCGTTACCGCCGATACCCGACGCGGCTGTGCGTGGTGGATCCGGAGAACTCCGCGTTCTACCCGTCCTACCAGCAGGGTGTCGACGTGGTGATCGACGCGTCGTCGCGCATCGAGGGTATCGGCCGCCCGCGGGTGGAGCCGTCGTTCCTGCCCGGGGTCGTGGACCGGATGGTGTCGGTGCCCGACAGCGGTTCGGTGGCCGCCGCCCATCACGTCAGCAGGGTGCTGGGGCGGCGGGTCGGACCGTCGACCGGGACGAATGTGTGGGGTGCGTTCGGGTTGCTCGCGGAGATGGTCGCCGAGGGTCGCAGCGGGTCGGTGGTGACGCTGCTCGCCGACAGTGGCGACCGCTACATCGACACCTATTTCTGCGACGAGTGGCTCAGCAGCCAGGGCATCGATCCGTCGGAGTCGGCCGGATCACTGGCCGAGTTCGAGCGGTCGGGCCGCTGGGTCTGA
- a CDS encoding tyrosine-type recombinase/integrase — translation MVVAPCICPPVPSTSPINWLQSNDFVGCRWSVGIWHPTEVAHMQRRNRRAGVEDRWRRSDGTPAARNGKGRRWLARYVDDQGGENTRSFDRKVDAQAFLNEITAAQTIGTYVAPKAGRITVRELHAKWLGTQGHLKETTVATRAFAWSGYVEGRWAAVAVADVQSSDIRAWVQQLAAGGAKPATIENALSVLRQILEMAVDDRRIPRNPCMGVKSPRRQHRARGYLTHRQVELLAREVGEYAIVVRFLAYTGLRWGEMAALRVESFDMLRRRVNIREAVAEVKGRVVWSSPKSHERRSVPFPAFLAEPLAVLMMGKRREDLVFTSPGGALLRVSTWRPRVFNVAVQRLQAADPAYPTVTPHDLRHTAASLSISAGANVKAVQTMLGHASAVLTLDTYADLFPDDLEQVSVALDAARMRSLESTADQLRTGK, via the coding sequence GTGGTGGTGGCGCCCTGCATTTGTCCACCAGTACCCTCAACTTCGCCTATAAATTGGCTCCAGTCGAACGATTTCGTCGGCTGTCGGTGGTCGGTGGGAATCTGGCACCCAACGGAGGTGGCTCACATGCAGCGACGAAACCGCCGCGCCGGCGTCGAGGACAGGTGGCGTCGATCGGACGGGACCCCTGCCGCGCGCAATGGCAAAGGGCGCCGATGGTTGGCCCGGTATGTCGATGATCAAGGCGGTGAGAACACCCGTTCGTTCGACCGCAAGGTGGACGCTCAGGCCTTTCTCAACGAGATCACAGCCGCGCAGACGATAGGAACCTATGTCGCGCCAAAAGCCGGGCGCATTACCGTCCGTGAATTGCACGCCAAGTGGCTTGGTACCCAGGGCCATTTGAAGGAGACGACGGTTGCGACACGCGCGTTCGCATGGTCGGGCTACGTCGAAGGCCGGTGGGCCGCGGTCGCAGTAGCCGACGTGCAATCGTCGGATATCAGGGCGTGGGTGCAGCAATTGGCGGCGGGTGGAGCCAAACCGGCCACCATCGAGAATGCGCTTAGCGTCCTGAGACAGATTCTGGAGATGGCCGTCGACGATCGACGGATCCCCCGCAATCCGTGTATGGGAGTGAAGTCGCCGCGACGACAGCACCGAGCACGGGGCTACCTGACGCACCGGCAGGTGGAACTTCTGGCCCGCGAGGTCGGCGAGTACGCCATCGTTGTTCGATTTCTGGCCTACACCGGGTTGCGCTGGGGCGAGATGGCAGCGCTGCGGGTGGAGTCATTCGACATGCTGCGTCGCAGGGTGAATATCCGTGAGGCGGTCGCCGAGGTGAAGGGACGTGTGGTGTGGTCGTCGCCGAAATCCCACGAACGTCGCTCGGTGCCGTTCCCGGCGTTCCTGGCCGAGCCGCTGGCCGTGCTCATGATGGGTAAGCGGCGTGAGGACTTGGTGTTCACATCGCCAGGAGGAGCACTGCTGCGAGTGTCGACGTGGCGGCCGCGGGTCTTCAACGTGGCCGTCCAACGTCTCCAGGCAGCAGACCCGGCGTACCCCACCGTGACACCGCACGACCTTCGCCACACGGCGGCGTCGCTGTCGATCAGCGCGGGGGCCAACGTCAAGGCCGTCCAGACGATGCTCGGGCACGCGTCCGCAGTCCTGACCCTGGACACCTATGCAGACTTGTTCCCGGACGACCTGGAGCAGGTTTCGGTTGCACTAGATGCGGCGCGGATGCGGTCTTTGGAATCCACTGCGGACCAGCTGCGGACTGGGAAGTAA